The Streptomyces sp. NBC_00775 genome includes the window ACGCGGCCGAACCGAGCAGACCCGCCGACACCACCCGCCGTCTGCCGCCGGGTGCGGCTTCCCGTCGGGCCGTCGTCGTCGGCGGCGGGCTGGCCGGTCTGCTGGCCGCCGCCGCCCTGCACGACTACGCCGAGGTCACCGTCGTCGAGCGCGACGCGCTGCCCGAGGGGCCCGAGCCGCGGAGGGGCCTCCCGCAGGCCCGCCATGCCCATCTGCTGTGGTCCGGCGGCGCCCGTGCGATGGAGGAGCTGCTGCCCGGGGTGACCGACGCCTGGCTCGCCGCCGGCGCCCGGCGCATCCCGCTGCCGACCGGTCTCGTCTCGCTGTCGGCGCAGGGCTGGCTGCGGCGCTGGCCCGAGATGGAGTTCATGATCGCGTGCAGCCGGGATCTGCTCGACTCGGTGCTGCGCGCGCGGCTCGCCAAGATGGAGCGCGTCACCGTCCTGCAGCGCACCGAACTCCTCGGCCTGGAGGGCGGCGCCTCCCGGGTGACGGGTGTGCGGGTGCGTACGTCCGAGGGCGAGGAGCGCGTCCTCGCGGCCGATCTGGTGGTGGACGCCTCGGGGCGCGGCTCGCGGGCCAGCACCTGGCTCGACGCGCTGGGCGTGCCCGAGGCGCCGATGGACGAGGTGGACTCGGGACTCGCGTACGCCAGCCGGATCTTCCGCGCACCCGCGGGCACTGAGGACTTCCCGGTGGTCAACGTACAGCCGGACGCGGCGCAGCCGGTGCCGGGCCAGTCGTCGACGATCGTGCCCATCGAGGGCGGCCGCTGGCTGGTGACGCTGTCGGGCACGCGCGGCGGGCAGCCGACCGGCTCCGACGAGGAGTTCGATGCGTTCGCGCGCGGGGTCAGACATCCCGTCGTGGGCGAGCTGATCGCGCACGCGGAGCCGCTGACGGACGTCGTCCTCACCCGCTCCACGGTCAACAGACGGCGTTTCTTCGAGAAGGTGCGGGACTGGCCCGAGGGGTTCGTCGTGATCGGTGACGCCGTCGCCACGTACAACCCGGTCTACGGGCACGGCATGTCGGTGGCCGCGCAGGGCGCCGTGGCGCTGCGCGGGCTGGTGGCCGAGCACGGGCTGACGGCGCCGGGGCTCGCGCGGCGGGTGCAGCGTGCCGTGTCCCGTCCGGTGGCGACCGCCTGGGACCTGGCCACGGGCACGGACATCCGCTACCCGGAGGCGATCGGCAAGCAGCCCGGGGGCGCGCAGAATCTGCTCGGCCGCTATGTGAACCGGCTCATGCTGACGGCGACCGGGCGTCCGCTGGTCGCCCAGGCGCTGTTCAGCGTGATGACGCTGTCGGGACCGCTGCCGACCCTCTTCAAGCCCGAGGTCGCCTTCGCGGTGCTGCGCGGCCCGCGCCGGCCTCCGCTGGCCGAGCCGCCGTTCACGGACCAGGAACGGGAGACGGTCCGCACGGCCGGGGCGCCCACCCCGGGCTGATCCCCCGGCCTGCCGGGGCCAGGCCCTGTCGTCAAATTCCCGTCGTCCGCCCGGAGGGCGGGCCGCGCGGCGTCAGGTGCGTGCTCTCGGCGTGCCGGGCACACACCCTCGTACTGGACGTACTTGGGGCTGTGCCCGGTGCGGCGAGTGGGGGTACCTCCCACGCCCTTAAGGCAGTGGGGGAACGTGCATGGCGTCGCGGGGCAGGCGGGAATTTGACGACAGGGCCTAGCGGGACAGGCGGGCGTCAGGTCGCGCTGCGTTCGCTCGCCTCCCGCAGGTCCCGTTCCGCCGCGCGGTTCTGGGCCGTGTCGGGCTGTCCCGCCGTCGTGCCGGGGCGGCCCGCGCGCAGCAGCTCCCGCCAGTGCTCGCGGCTCCAGTCGGCCGGGCTCGTGGTGCTGGTGAACTCCTCGACAAGGGCCAGGAAGCGCGCCGGGTCGCTGTGGAAGGGGAAGTGGCCCGCCCCCTCGAAGATCTCCAGACGGCTGCCCGGCATCGCCTTGTGTGCCCCGTACGCGTGCCGTACGGGCACCACGCTGTCCCGGTCGCCCCAGAGCAGCATCGTGGGCATGCCCTCGGTGAGATAGCAGCGGTCGAGCATGGTGACCGCCTGGCCGCGCCAGTCGACCACGGCGCGCAGGGTGCGGATGAAGGCGCTGCGGGAGGTCGCGTCGGGCAGCGCGTCCACGAGGTTCAGCAACTCCGGTGCGTCCTGGCCCAGATCGGTGTCGAGGAGCCTCATCAGACGGAGGAACAGGCCTACTTGGAGGCGCATCCCGGGCAGTTGCAGCGTGGAGAGCATGAGGTGCGCGCCGGGCAGCGAGACGGCCCGCAGTACGGGGTTGACCTCGCCCCCGACGCCACCGGCGCTGACCAGGATGAGCCGCTCGGTGCGCTCGGGGAACTGGTAGGCGAACTGCATCGCGACGCCGCCGCCGAGCGAGTGCCCGACCAGGGTGGCGGACTCGATGTCGAGCGTGGTGAGCAGATCGCGCACCCCGTTGGCGTACGCGGCCACCGAGTAGTCGGCCCGCGGTTTGTCGGACGCCCCGTGGCCGAGCAGGTCGGGCGCGATCACCGTGTGGGTGCGGGCGAGGTCGGGGATCAGATCCGCCCAGGTCGCCGAGGAGTCGCCTATGCCGTGGATCAGGACGAGCGCCGGGCCCTCGCCCGCCATCCGGTAGGCGCGTCGGTAGCCGTGCACGACGCGGTGGCGCAGGCGCAGTTCCCCGTCGCCCACCGAGCGCAGCCGCAGGGTGCGCCGCGGACGCCGAGACGGTACGTCGACCACGGGCCGACCTCCTGTTCCAGGCCGCCGTAAGGCAGCTTCCAGGCCGCCGTGAAGGCAGCTCCCGGGGCGCCGTGCAGGCGACCGCAGGCTCTCCTCTCCAGCCTAGGGCTCCTGTTCCACCAGGGATTTCCGTGAGGTTTCGCCTCCGCTAAGCGGGCGAACCTCCGCGTACCCAAACGGGATTGTCAGTGCCGGACGGCAAGCTGGAGTGACGTACCGCCATGTACCGCTACGACAAGCCGACCCGGGGAGAGCCGTCCGATGCCGACCGCCGTACTGACCGACCACGAACGCGCCGCCGTGCAGGCCTATCTGCGGCTCCTGCAGACCGTACGAGCCGCCTTCGACGGTCCGCCCGACGGGCGCCGACCACCCGTGGTGCCCCCGTCCGCGCTCGCCGAGGCGGAGCGGGCACTGGCGGCTGCCGGGCTCGCGGGCAACGAGGAGGCGTTCTTCCGGCTGCTGCACACCTGGTGCCCGGAGCCGGCTCCCAGGTGAGGGGCGGTGCCCACGGCCGGCTCAGCCGTGGTCCACGGTGACCGGGGCCGGGCTCAGCCGCGGGGCACGGTGACCGCCGTCGCGACCAGGCCCCGCTGGAGGGTCCAGCGCCCGTCGAAGGCCCCGACGCGCTCGCCGCCCACCAGCGGGCCCGGCACGAGGAGTTGGGCGCGGAATCGCCCTGACAGGACGGGGCCGCCGGTCGCGGGGCCCTGGACGATGTCGATGTCCGCCTCGGAGAAGTCCAGCCACTGCCGGGTGAGCGGGAACCACGCCTTGTAGACCGACTCCTTGGCGCTGAACAGCAGCCGGTCCCAGTGGACGGCGGGGGTCCGCGCGCCCAGCCGGTCGAGGCGGTCCACCTCCGTGGGCAGGGCCACGGCGTCGAAGACCCCCGCCGGGAGCGCCAGGTGGGGTTCGGCGTCGATGCCGAGGGAGACCAGATCGGTGGCGCGGGCGAGCGCGGCGGCGCTGTAGCCGTCGCAGTGCGTCATGCTGCCGATCAGGCCCGACGGCCACTGCGGCGCGCCGCGTTCGCCGGGCAGGACCGGTCCCGGGGGCACGCCGAGCTTCTCCATGGCGCGCCGGGCGCAGGAGCGCACGGCGGTGAACTCGCGGCGCCGCTTCTCCACGGCCCGTGTCAGGAGCGCCTGCTCCTCGGGGTACAGGGTCGCGCCCGCGGCCTCGTCGTCACCGTAGCTCTCCACGGCCACGACCGACTCCGGGAGCAGCTCCTCCATCACCGGCTCCGACCTCCATCGGCAGAATGCGGCGCAGTGTGCCCGGCGTTCCCGGCCGTCTGCGCCATTCGCGGGGGTACCCCACGGACACTTCTTCGAAGCGGACGCCCTCGTGCCAGGTGGTCCGCGGGATGTGGAGATGACCGTAGACCATGGCCTCGACACGGAACCTGCGGTGCCAGTCCGCGGTCAGCCGGGTGCCGCACCACATCGCGAACTCGGGGTAGCGCAGGATGTCCGTCGGGTGGCGGTCCAGCGGGTAGTGGTTGACCGGGATCACGGGCAGATCGTCGGGCAGTTCGGCGAGCCGGCGCTCGGTCTCGGCGACCCGGGCCCGGCACCAGGCTTCGCGGCTCGGGTAGGGGTCGGGGTGGAGCAGGTGCTCGTCGGAGCAGATCACCCCGGTGCCCTGGGCATAGGCCAGCCCCTGGTCCTTGGTCACGCAGCCCTGCGGCAGGAACGAGTAGTCGTAGAGCAGGAAGAGCGGCGCGACGACCGCGGGGCCGCCGGGACCGTCCCACACCGGGTACGGATCCTCGGGGGTGATGACGCCCAACTCCCGGCACAGGGCGACCAGATGCTCGTAGCGGGCGACGCCGCGCAGCTGTACCTCGTCCTTCGGGTGGGTCCACAGCTCGTGGTTGCCGGGCACCCAGATCACCTTGCGGAAACGGCTGCTGAGCGTTTCCAGGGCCCACCGGATGTCGGCGACGATCTCTCCGATGTCACCGGCGACCAGAAGCCAGTCGTCGTCCG containing:
- a CDS encoding FAD-dependent oxidoreductase, with the protein product MSEPASASRDAAEPSRPADTTRRLPPGAASRRAVVVGGGLAGLLAAAALHDYAEVTVVERDALPEGPEPRRGLPQARHAHLLWSGGARAMEELLPGVTDAWLAAGARRIPLPTGLVSLSAQGWLRRWPEMEFMIACSRDLLDSVLRARLAKMERVTVLQRTELLGLEGGASRVTGVRVRTSEGEERVLAADLVVDASGRGSRASTWLDALGVPEAPMDEVDSGLAYASRIFRAPAGTEDFPVVNVQPDAAQPVPGQSSTIVPIEGGRWLVTLSGTRGGQPTGSDEEFDAFARGVRHPVVGELIAHAEPLTDVVLTRSTVNRRRFFEKVRDWPEGFVVIGDAVATYNPVYGHGMSVAAQGAVALRGLVAEHGLTAPGLARRVQRAVSRPVATAWDLATGTDIRYPEAIGKQPGGAQNLLGRYVNRLMLTATGRPLVAQALFSVMTLSGPLPTLFKPEVAFAVLRGPRRPPLAEPPFTDQERETVRTAGAPTPG
- a CDS encoding alpha/beta fold hydrolase, translated to MVDVPSRRPRRTLRLRSVGDGELRLRHRVVHGYRRAYRMAGEGPALVLIHGIGDSSATWADLIPDLARTHTVIAPDLLGHGASDKPRADYSVAAYANGVRDLLTTLDIESATLVGHSLGGGVAMQFAYQFPERTERLILVSAGGVGGEVNPVLRAVSLPGAHLMLSTLQLPGMRLQVGLFLRLMRLLDTDLGQDAPELLNLVDALPDATSRSAFIRTLRAVVDWRGQAVTMLDRCYLTEGMPTMLLWGDRDSVVPVRHAYGAHKAMPGSRLEIFEGAGHFPFHSDPARFLALVEEFTSTTSPADWSREHWRELLRAGRPGTTAGQPDTAQNRAAERDLREASERSAT
- a CDS encoding 4'-phosphopantetheinyl transferase family protein is translated as MMEELLPESVVAVESYGDDEAAGATLYPEEQALLTRAVEKRRREFTAVRSCARRAMEKLGVPPGPVLPGERGAPQWPSGLIGSMTHCDGYSAAALARATDLVSLGIDAEPHLALPAGVFDAVALPTEVDRLDRLGARTPAVHWDRLLFSAKESVYKAWFPLTRQWLDFSEADIDIVQGPATGGPVLSGRFRAQLLVPGPLVGGERVGAFDGRWTLQRGLVATAVTVPRG
- a CDS encoding metallophosphoesterase family protein; the encoded protein is MRSTDGGHGNLLAISDLHIGYAENRALVEKMRPETDDDWLLVAGDIGEIVADIRWALETLSSRFRKVIWVPGNHELWTHPKDEVQLRGVARYEHLVALCRELGVITPEDPYPVWDGPGGPAVVAPLFLLYDYSFLPQGCVTKDQGLAYAQGTGVICSDEHLLHPDPYPSREAWCRARVAETERRLAELPDDLPVIPVNHYPLDRHPTDILRYPEFAMWCGTRLTADWHRRFRVEAMVYGHLHIPRTTWHEGVRFEEVSVGYPREWRRRPGTPGTLRRILPMEVGAGDGGAAPGVGRGRGELR